Proteins encoded within one genomic window of Streptomyces taklimakanensis:
- a CDS encoding integrase core domain-containing protein — protein sequence MVGSGLRRAVRVLAVGTRFVIGGRARALVCPSPCGDAGRGERLGHPTQFVDGELEGVQAGTQRLQIDRAAVRARGRAAGADFEESKLFEPGGRSTAFKGPSGYGWGLLYPRHHPSGDQQRRPLRTDLVIDALAAAELTRGSLAGAVLHTDHGTQYTSAAFADACRAAGVRQSMSAVGSSADNALAESFNATFKRETLQGRKHWSGEREARLDAFRRLHRYTTRHRHSRLGHRSPIAYEAAFRATPTTLTQVAQPVSRIPGSRPPAFPVSSLSGRRTAAGTTPCSGHPRQTRPAQHSTACSRRPRPHRSPLLRHPRVGPDIWALTGGWGLRSPPP from the coding sequence ATGGTCGGGTCCGGCCTCCGGCGGGCGGTACGGGTCCTGGCGGTGGGCACGCGGTTTGTCATCGGCGGCCGGGCGCGGGCGTTGGTGTGTCCGTCGCCGTGCGGCGATGCCGGTCGCGGTGAACGCCTCGGTCATCCGACGCAGTTCGTCGACGGTGAACTGGAGGGCGTCCAGGCCGGTACGCAGCGCCTCCAGATCGACCGGGCGGCGGTCCGCGCCCGCGGACGGGCCGCCGGGGCCGACTTCGAAGAGAGCAAGTTGTTCGAGCCCGGCGGCCGCTCAACAGCCTTCAAGGGCCCATCCGGGTACGGATGGGGCCTTCTATATCCCCGTCATCACCCCAGTGGTGACCAGCAAAGGAGGCCCCTGCGCACCGATCTCGTCATCGACGCCCTGGCCGCCGCCGAACTCACCCGCGGCAGCCTCGCCGGGGCGGTCCTGCACACCGATCACGGCACCCAGTACACCAGCGCCGCCTTCGCCGACGCCTGCCGCGCAGCGGGCGTCCGCCAGTCCATGAGCGCGGTCGGCAGCTCGGCGGACAACGCACTCGCCGAGTCCTTCAACGCGACGTTCAAACGCGAGACCCTCCAGGGCCGCAAGCACTGGTCCGGCGAGCGCGAGGCCCGCCTCGACGCGTTCCGCCGGCTGCACCGCTACACCACCCGACACCGCCACTCCCGCCTCGGGCACCGCAGCCCGATCGCCTACGAAGCAGCGTTCCGAGCAACACCAACTACGCTGACCCAAGTCGCACAACCAGTATCCAGGATTCCGGGGTCAAGGCCCCCAGCGTTTCCGGTGTCATCGCTCTCCGGCCGCCGCACAGCAGCAGGCACTACACCGTGCAGCGGCCATCCACGCCAAACCCGACCAGCCCAGCACAGCACCGCCTGTTCCCGACGTCCGCGCCCTCACCGCTCTCCCCTGCTCCGTCACCCCAGGGTCGGGCCAGACATCTGGGCCCTTACGGGCGGATGGGGTCTGCGGTCACCGCCTCCTTGA